The window TCAGGTAGAGGCACCGGGTGTCGCAGAGGTCGCGGGTCAGCCGGTGCTCCCGCAGCACGGCGGCGCAGTAGAGGATGCCGGGCATGACGTAGAAATGCCTGGGCTTCTGGAACGCGATGGCGCCCCACGCGTCCTGCTCCCCGCCCACGTAGACGAGGAGCACCTTCTTTCGATCGGGAATTCCCATCCCTACCCCCGGCGCGGGCGTCATTTCCCGCCCGCCGTCACCAGCCCCGCCGCTCCTCGCGATCGGTCATCAGGATGCCGTTCAGGTGATCGTACTCGTGCAGGAAGATCTTGGCCTGGTAGTTCTCGAGCGTGTACCCCGTGACGTGCTCCCCCTCGGGAGTGTCGAACTCGACCGAGATCGAGGCGGGCCGCGAGACGATGCTCGACACGCCGTCGATCGACAGGCACCCTTCGGCGAAGCCTGTGTACCACTCGTCCTCTGACCAGAACTCGATGCGCGGGTTGAGGAACACCCGCTGCTCGCTGTTCACGATCGCCGCGAAGGCGCGGCGGTTCACCCCGACCTGCGGCGCCGCTAGCCCCACTCCGCCGAGCGGCCCGAGCGAGTCGAGCATCTTCTGCCCGAACGCGACGACGTCGGGATCGTCGGGCCGCACCGGCAACGACACCTCGTACAGCGTGCTCCCCGGATCCTCCCAGTCCTTGACGAGATCCGCCTCCCCGAACGCTCCGGCGCCGCTCCCGGCCATCGCGTCGAGCTCGTCCTCGGAGAGCGCGGGCGTCGTGGCCGAGTCGTACTCCTCGAGGAACGGATCGTCCCAGACCGTGAAGCTCCAGGTGTAGTCCTCGGCGAGCGCGAGCGACGGATCGCCGGCGTAGGCGGCGCCCGCGGCGATCGTCACCTCGTGCTCCTCTCCCGGCGCCCACACGGGGAACGGGAGGAACCGGAACTCCCGGTTCCCGAGCGCCTCGGCGTAGTACTCCCAGGCGCGGACGGGCTCGCCGTCGACGAAGAGCTGCACGGTCTCCGGGTCGATGAAGTCGCCCTCCGCGCCGGCGGAGAAGCGGACGTGGATCTTCCCGTTCACCCACACCGAGGAATAGTTCTCCGGCTCGACCTCCTCGACGGTCAACCCGTCGGGCTCGGTGTCGGTGTCGGAACCCGTGTCCGTGCCCGTGTCCGAATCCGTGTCGGTGCCGCCGTCCGGGTCCGCATCGCCGCCGTCGTCACACGCGAGCGCGGCCATCGCCGCGAGCCCGCAAACCACCACCATCGCCTGGAACCGCATGTCGCCTTCTCCTAGTGTCGCAAGACCGCAAACGCATGATACGCTTGGCGAGGGCCCGCTAGAAGTGCCCCGAGGAGTGATTCATGAAGAACGTACTGATTTGTCTATTGGCGGTCGCCGCGCTCTCCGCCTCTGGCTGCTATAGGATGCGCCTCGATCTCGTGGACGCGTCGGTGCAGAAGCCGAGCAACGTCGCCCTGTTCTTCCAAATGGACGACGAGGACGGGAACCCCAAGCCGGGTGTCGCGGCGGAGCAGTTCGAGATCTACGAGGACGGGAAGCTCATCTCGACCTTCGAGAGCAAGCAGACGATCCTCAACCCGGAGATCTCTACGGTCCGCTACACGCTCCTCCTGCTCGACATGAGCGGCTCGGTCGTGGAGTCCGGCCAGGTGCCCCAGCTCCAGGAGGCGGTGGGCGCGTTCCTCGAGGGGATCGGCGAGAACGAGAAGATCGCCATCTACGCCTTCGACGGCCGCGAGGAGATCCTGCCGATCGCGGAGTTCGGGGCGCGCGAGGCGACGCTCGCGCGGAAGAACGAGCTCCTGACGAAGTGGGATTCGAAGGATCCGTCGACCAACCTGCACGGCGCGATCGTCCAGGGGGTGGCGGCGCTCCAGGACGCCAAGGCGAAGTCGGAGGTGCCGCTGCGCTTCGGCACGCTCGTGATCTTCACGGACGGGACGGACCGCGCCCACCGGGAGACCGCCGAGAACGCGACCGCCGCGATCCGCGATTCGGAGACGACCACCTTCGTCATCGGGCTGGGGGGCGAGGTGGATCAGGCGGAGGGGGAGCGGTTCGGGAAGGACGGGTTCGTCCGCGCCGCGGACAAGGCGGCGATGAAGGCGGCCTTCGAGGAGGTGGCCGAGCAAATCAACGCCCGCGGCCGCAGCTACTACCTGCTCTCCTACTGCAGCCCGTCGCGCGCCGGCAGCCACGAGCTCGAGGTGGTCGCGGTGCTCGAGGATCAGAAGGGCAGGCTGGCGTACCAGTTCGACGCCGAGGGCTTCGAGCCCGATTGCGATCCCAACAAGACGCCGGAGTTCGAGATCCCAGACGCAGGCGAGGCGGCCGCCGCGCCTGAGCCGGACGCGGACGCGAAGCCCGAGGCCTCCGTGAAGGTGAAGGCCGAGGCGAAGGAGCCGAAGCCGAAGGCCGAAGACAAGACGAAGCCCGGCTTCCAGACCGACAAGGCGACCGCGTTCTAGTTCCCCAGCCCCTGGAAGAACCGCTTGATCTTGGAGCCGCGCTTCGCCTTCTTGGACGAGGGGTCGGCCGGCTCGGCGGGCGCCGGCTGCTCCCCGGGCTCGGCTGGGGCCGCCTTCGGCTCGGGCGGAGGCTCGGCCGCCTTCGGCGCCGCCGGCGTCGCGGCCGCCTTCTCGTCGGGGATCACGTCCTTCGCCTTCACGTCGACGATCTGATCCTCGTTCGGCGTGATCGAGACCTTGAACGGCTTGCGGCCGCGCGCCTCGACGCGCAGCGGCACGAGCGCCTCGCCGCGCTCGACCTTGAACGGGTTGCGCGTGACGAGGTAGCCGTCCCAGTAGATGTCCGCGCCGGACGCGGCGCCGGTCACGGTGATCGTCACGGTATCCTCTTCGTCGCCGCCGCCCGGAATCATGATCAGCGCCAGGATGATCAGGAGCAGCGCGCCGCCCGCGATCGCGAGCAGGCGCCGCGTCCCCCTCCGCCCGCCACCGAGCCTGTCGACGATCCGACAGGCGCGCGGGATGCGCCCGATCAGCTTGACCGCCCGGCTCTCGATCCTGTCGAGCGGCCCGGGGGCGCGCTCCCTGAGCACCTGATCGAGCACGTCCTCGGCCACGCCCGTGCGGCCGCGGTCCATCGACTTCCCCAGATCGCCCGAGGCGACGCCCCTCGCGCCGAGCCCCTCCCCGAGCTGCGTCAGCGTGTCCCGTCGCCGCGCGAACCCGGGCAGGCGACGCAGCGCCTCGAGCATCTCCGCCGCGGTCTGGAAACGGTCCGCCGGATCGCGCGCGAGCGCCGGGCCGATCACCGCCGCCGCCTCGTCGGGGAAGTCGGGGTTCACGTCGTGCGGCGGCCGCGGCTCCTCGGTGAGCACCGAGACCAGCAGCTCGCCGTAGCTCTCTCCGACGAACGGGCGCCCGCCCGTCAGCATCTCGTAGAGGATCACGCCCATCGAGTAGAGATCGCTCCGGTGGTCGAGATCGGCCGCGCCGCGCGCTTGCTCGGGAGACATGTACTCCGGCGTGCCGAGCAGCGAACCGTCTTTCGTGAGCTTTGTCTGCCCGACGGCCTCGTTGATCTTGGAGATGCCGAAGTCTATCAGCTTGATCGTCGGCGGCTCGCCCGCCTGGTGCGCGATGAAGATGTTGTCCGGCTTGAGGTCGCGGTGAACGATGCCGTGATCGTGCGCCGCCTGCAGCGCGTTGAGCGCCGGCTCGAGGATCCCGCAGGCGGTGGCCACGTCGAGGACGCCGACGCGGGCGATCATGGCCGACAGGGACTCACCCTCGAGGTACTCCATCACGAGGAACGGCTCGCCCTCGGGGGAGACACCGACGTCGAGCACGTCGATGACGTTCTTGTGCCGGATCGCGGCCGCGCTCTGCGCCTCGCGGTAGAAACGGCGGACGACCTCCTCGTTCGACGCGAGCTCGGCGTGGAGGAACTTGACCGCGACCTGCCGCCCGATCAGCACGTGCTCGCCGCGGTACACGCGGCCCATGCCGCCCTCGCCGAGCAGCTCTCTGATGTGGTACTTTCCCTCGAGCGTCAGGCCCTTGTAGTCGATCATCACATCAACTCGGCGGCTCCGAGAGCCGCTTCATCCGCTCGCGGTCGACGGACGTCGACGAGAGGTGGAGCCACTTGAGCTGCCCCTCGTGCGCGCCCTCGGCGAGCCGGAGCGCGCGATACCTTTGGAACGCCTCCGCGCCGAGCGGGATCACCTCGATCGGCTTGAGCCGCTCGCTATGCCGCTTCGCGTCGTACTCGACGTTGATCTCGCGGAGCATCGCGTCCACCGCAGCGCCGAACCGCGCTCGATCCGCCGCGTCCGTCTCGCCGAGCAGCTCGACGTAGAGCTCGTACAGATCCCGCTCGGGGTTCGCGTACCCGACGAAGAAGTCGCAGCGCACGGCGCTCTTCTCCGCGGCGCGCCGCACCGCCTCGATGAACTGGGCCTCCGAGACCTTCTCGCCCTGGATGCTCGTGACCCCCTTGCCCTTGAACAGGAACTTCAGGATCGGGCCGCGGTTGTGAGCGCCCACGACCTCCACGATGTCGTTCATGTCGTAGCGGAACAGGCCCGAGAAAGTCGTGACGTAGACGTAGTAGCGGGCGCCGACCTCGAGCTCGTGCGCCATGAGGAACCGCCTGTCCGCCGCGTCCTCCTCCTCGACCCTGGAGAACTCGTAGAACCCGGACAGGAGCGCGAGCAGCGAGCCGTTCGTCGCCGGATCGATGAGGTCCGCGGCGGTGATCTCGCTCGCGATGTAGCCGAAGTCGAGCACCGGCGTCCCCTCCCTGAACCAGGGCCTGAGCTTCGGCAGCACGAGCGCGCAGTTGCCGTTGGTCCAGGTGTGCACGAGCTTCAGGTTGGGCCAGTAGGCGGCCGGCCTGAACCCGCCGGCGGAGGACGCGATCCGGTCGAGCTCCCGGGCGCGCTCCGCGCAGGGCGAGAGGCGCTCCTCGATCGCGCGCCGGATGTGCGGCTCGATGTCGAGCCCCGGCCTCAACGCGCCGTCGCGCACGTCGCGGATGATCTCCTCCTTCCAGAGATCGGCCTTGGTCGCGAGGTTGAGCACGGTCGCGGGGTTGCCCGTGAAGATCGCGGTGACGTCCGCCGGCACGCCGAGCCGGAGCAGGCAGTACGCCTTGGCGTCGTAGTCCTTGATCGTGATCACGTCGTAGGGGACCGTGTGGACGAGCTTCACGAACTCGGGGATGTTCTTGTAGATGAGCCCGGACAGGGAGCCGTACGGCGTGCCGCCCTCGGTGATCCCCTCGACGGCCGGGGACACGATCGTGAAGTCCTGCCCCGAGTAGATCCCCGGGAAGTGGCGCGACAGCCCGTAGAGCCACAGCTTGCCGCGGTTCTTGATCGTGCGCTCGAAGTTGTACGGCGAGATCGGGATCAGCTTGGGGAGCGCGGTCGTGCCGCTCGTGCGCGTGTACATGAGCGGCTTGCCCGGGAACAGCACGCCCTCCTCCCCCTTGGCGTGGCGCTCCACGTACGGCCGGTGCCCCTCGTAGTCGCGCACCGGGACCTTCGAGCGGAAGTCCTCGACGGATCGGACGGCGCCGAGGCCGTGCTCGCGCCCGAACACCGTGTCGGCGGCGACCGAGACGATCTCCGCGAGGACCGCGCGCTGGGCGGCCTCCGGGTCGCGCGAGGCCCGCTCGTACCGGGCGTAGAGCTTGCGCCCCGGGATCGCGAGGACGCGCTCGACGTTCCGCGCGAGGACGCGGTTGACGAGCCCCTTGACGCCGCCGCCCGCGTTCGATCTGATGCCAGACTCCACGTCACCTCCCGGCCCCCCCGGATGAAACAGGATTTTTCACTCGGACACAAGCCGGCCCGGCCGCGAGTTTCTTTGCCATCGCCGTCCCGAGCGGGCTACCCTCGCCGCATGAAGCCGTGGCGCGCCCTGTGGAGCATCCGGCGCGAGGAGGGTCCCGCGGCCGCCTGCATGTCCGCGTGCTTCTTCTGCATCATCGCCGTCTTCTGGATCCTGAAGCCGCTGAAGAAGGGGCTGTTCGTCGAGCAGTACGACCTCGCGGGCTTCGAGCTCCTCGGCCTCCACCTGCGCGCCGCGCAGGCCGAGCTGCTCGCCAAGATCCTGAACGCCGCGGCCGCGTTCGGCGCCATGTGGGCGATCTCCGCGCTCTCGCGCCGCTACGACCGCTCCCGACTCGTCTCGATCCTGGCCGCCGCGCTCGCGGCCTCTTGCGTGGCGTTCGCCCTCGCGCTCGGGCGCCCCACGGGCCCCGTCGTCTGGTCGTTCTACGTCTTCGGCGACGTGTTCAACATGCTGCTCGTCGCCGCGTTCTTCGCGTTCGTGAACGACAGCGTCACCCCGGACGCCGCGAAGCGGATCTACGGCCCGGTCGTGCTCGGCGGCGTGCTCGGCGGCGCGTTCGGCTCGACGATCCTCGCTTCGACCGTCCGCGCTTTGCCGACCTCGGCGTGGCTCCTGATCGCCGCGGTCGGGACCTGCGCCGTCGCCGCGGCGGCACGGCTCTCCGATCGCTTCACCGCCCCCCTGCGCCCGTCGCTCGAGACCCTTGCGGGCACCCCGCCGCCCGCGACCGGCGCCGCCGTGATCGAGGGTCCCCGCCTCGTGCTCGGCTCGCGCTACCTCCTCGCGATCGCGGCGATCGTCGGCCTGTACGAGCTCGTCTCCACGCTCTCGGACTTCCAGTTCACGGAGGCCGTGTCGCACTACCTGGACGGGCGGGACATCCGCGCCCACGTATCGACGGTCTACATGATCACCAACGCGGTCTCCGCCGTGGTCCAGATCTTCGCCACCGGCTTCGTCCTGACGCGGCTGGGCGTCGGCCGGGCGCTGCTCGCGCTCCCCCTCGCCGTGCTCGCCGCTTCGGCGGGCTTCCTCGCGCTGCCCGTCCTCTGGGCCGGGAGCCTCCTGAGCGTGGCCGACAACGGGCTGAGCTACTCGATCAACCAGTCCGCCCGCGAGGCGCTCTACGTGCCGACCTCCCGGGCGGAGAAGTACCGGGCGAAGGCGTTCATCGACGTGTTCGTGCAGCGCTTCGCCAAGGCGATCGCCGTCGGGCTCGGCCTCGCGCTCTCGGCGGCGTTCACCGCGTTCGACGACGTGCGCTGGCTGTCGCTCGTGACGATCCCGCTCGCCGGTCTCTGGATCGCGGCGGCGCGCTTCGCGGGAAAGCGTTTCCTGGAGCTCTCGCGCGAGCCCCGGGAGTGAGGAGGGCCGACATGGTCCGCGGTCGCAAGAAGAGGCGTGAGAAAAGCGAGGGCCGCGCCGACGGCCCGAAGGCGGGCTTCGCCTACAAGCCGTTCGCCGAGCTCAAGGTCGCGGTGCCCCGGAGGCCGCCGCGGGCCCCGGAGCCGGTCGTCGAGGAGCCCGTCGAGGCCGCGCCGCCGCCCGCGAGCGACGAGGACGCCTTCGCCGCGCTGGCCGCCGGGACGATCCCGCTCACGGGCGCCGTCCCCCTCGCGCCGAAGCGGATCGAGCCCAGGCCCGCACCCCTGCCGCCGGACGACGCGGCGCTCGTCATGCGGGAGCTCGACGAGCTCGTCCACGGCGCGCGTCCCTTCGACTTCGCGGACACGGAGGAGTTCGTCGAGGCGGCGGTGCGCGGCTTCGACAACCGCGTCCTGCGCCGCCTACGCCGCGGCGACTTCTCGGTGCAGGGCCACCTCGACCTCCACGGCATGCGGCGCGAGGAGGCGCGGCAGCGGGTCGCGGAGTTCGTCGTGAAGTCGCACGCCGAGGGCAAGCGGTGCGTGCTCATCGTGCACGGCCGCGGCCTGGGCTCCAAGGACAACATCCCGGTGCTCAAGGAGAAGCTCCAGGCGTGGCTCACGCGCGGCGCCATCGGCCGGCACGTGCTCGCGTTCACCTCGGCGCGCCCCTGGGACGGCGGCACCGGCGCCGTGTACGTCCTGCTCCGGAGCTGAGGTCGAATCGCGCCGGGGAGGATCCCGGTCGGGGCGCGGAATAATTTGCTAGAATCCGGTTCGGAAAGACACTAACCGAACAGAACGCGCTGCTGCGCCGGGTGTCCGCCCGGGGAGGTCGTCCATGACGAAGATGTCGATTTCGTTCTTCTGCGGCATCGCCGCCGCGGCGCTCGGCTGCAACGGCGTCGGCGACGACCGGGACGACGGGACCTCAGACACGGACACCGACACCGACACGGATGTCGACACGGACGCCGATTCCGACACGGACGCCGATACCGAGTCCGATTCGTTCTGCGACGAGCTGAACATCCCGATCTACAACGACCCGGCGCGCGTCATGCTGCTGATGGATCACTCGTCCTCGATGGCCGGCGGCAACTGGGACATCGCGCGGAACGCGGTCTACGACCTCTTGACGACGTTCGCCCCCACCTCGCTCGAGTTCGGCCTGGACACGTTCCCGGATCCGACCACCAACGGGTGCTACGTGGCGGCGCCGGTCGTCGTGGACTGCGGGCCGGAAACGGAGGGCGACATCCAGTCGTCACTCGAGGGGATCGGCACCGTCTCGATGACGCCGCTCCGGGACGCGCTGAACAACTTCATCGATCCGGACTACGCGCCGGGGTGCTGCTCCACGGAGTACAACAAGTACATCATCCTCCTGGCCGACGGCGAGGACTCCTGCGGCGGCCTGGTCTCCGACCTGATCGACGTGACGACCACCCTCGTGAGCCTGGGGATCCGGGTCATCGTCATCGGGTTCAACGTGAACATGTCGGTCGAGCAGCTCAACGCAATCGCGTCCAATGGCGGCACGACGTTCACGACCTACCTCAACGCGAACGACGCGGACTCCCTCACCGCGGCGTTCAACACGATCGGAACGTCGATCATCAGCTGCGTGTTCACGATCGGCGAGCCGGACGCCTCGGCCAACCCCAACCTCGTCAACTTCTACTTCGACGACGCGCTCGTCTACATGGACGAGGACTGCTCGTCCGGCTCGGGCTGGCGCTGGGCGAACGACGACCACACGCAGGTCGAGTTCTGCCCGGACTCGTGCGATCTGCTCGGGAGCGGCGCGGTGGACGAGATCACCGCGACGTTCGGCTGCGACACCATCATCGAGTAGCCTTCCCCCCGCTTTTTGGCTATCGTGTTTCCCGAAACCTAGCAAGAGAGGGAGGGAGACATGAGGAAGCTCATCGCGACGGCCATGGTCCTGTCCGCCGGGCTCTGGATCGCCTCGTGCACGGAGCCTGCCACGGACGCCGACATCCAGGAGATGTGCGAGCACCTGAACAAGGTCAGCGCCGAGATCGACGCGACGCCCGCAGAGGAGCGGGTTGCCAAGGTCGAGGCGGACTTCGCCGATCAGCAAAAGGCGATCGAGTCGAAGCGGGACGAGGAGCTCGCGACGATGGACAAGGAGCGCGACGGCAAGCTCGGCGCCCTGAAGAAGGCCGAGGAGAAGGCCGCGGTCGGGACCGAGTACGACGGCAAGAAGGCCGAGAAGACGGCCGAGTTCCAGGGGATGATCGACAAGCTGGGCGCGGACAAGGCCGCGATGATCAAGCAGGCGCGGGAGAAGGCCGAGGCGGACGCGGACGCCGCGAAGCAGGCCGTCGACAAGTGCGTGGCCGAGAACCAGGGGATCGGCGTGTCCAAGGAGATCGCGCGGTGCCGGATCGGCGTCGCGACCGCCGACGAGTACTGGACCAAGTGCAAGTAGCTACGGCCCGATGTCCGCCGCGCCCCGCGGCTGCAGCTTGAAGTGGTAGAACCCGTAGCCGTGG is drawn from Pseudomonadota bacterium and contains these coding sequences:
- a CDS encoding peptide deformylase encodes the protein MRFQAMVVVCGLAAMAALACDDGGDADPDGGTDTDSDTGTDTGSDTDTEPDGLTVEEVEPENYSSVWVNGKIHVRFSAGAEGDFIDPETVQLFVDGEPVRAWEYYAEALGNREFRFLPFPVWAPGEEHEVTIAAGAAYAGDPSLALAEDYTWSFTVWDDPFLEEYDSATTPALSEDELDAMAGSGAGAFGEADLVKDWEDPGSTLYEVSLPVRPDDPDVVAFGQKMLDSLGPLGGVGLAAPQVGVNRRAFAAIVNSEQRVFLNPRIEFWSEDEWYTGFAEGCLSIDGVSSIVSRPASISVEFDTPEGEHVTGYTLENYQAKIFLHEYDHLNGILMTDREERRGW
- a CDS encoding VWA domain-containing protein produces the protein MKNVLICLLAVAALSASGCYRMRLDLVDASVQKPSNVALFFQMDDEDGNPKPGVAAEQFEIYEDGKLISTFESKQTILNPEISTVRYTLLLLDMSGSVVESGQVPQLQEAVGAFLEGIGENEKIAIYAFDGREEILPIAEFGAREATLARKNELLTKWDSKDPSTNLHGAIVQGVAALQDAKAKSEVPLRFGTLVIFTDGTDRAHRETAENATAAIRDSETTTFVIGLGGEVDQAEGERFGKDGFVRAADKAAMKAAFEEVAEQINARGRSYYLLSYCSPSRAGSHELEVVAVLEDQKGRLAYQFDAEGFEPDCDPNKTPEFEIPDAGEAAAAPEPDADAKPEASVKVKAEAKEPKPKAEDKTKPGFQTDKATAF
- a CDS encoding serine/threonine protein kinase, giving the protein MIDYKGLTLEGKYHIRELLGEGGMGRVYRGEHVLIGRQVAVKFLHAELASNEEVVRRFYREAQSAAAIRHKNVIDVLDVGVSPEGEPFLVMEYLEGESLSAMIARVGVLDVATACGILEPALNALQAAHDHGIVHRDLKPDNIFIAHQAGEPPTIKLIDFGISKINEAVGQTKLTKDGSLLGTPEYMSPEQARGAADLDHRSDLYSMGVILYEMLTGGRPFVGESYGELLVSVLTEEPRPPHDVNPDFPDEAAAVIGPALARDPADRFQTAAEMLEALRRLPGFARRRDTLTQLGEGLGARGVASGDLGKSMDRGRTGVAEDVLDQVLRERAPGPLDRIESRAVKLIGRIPRACRIVDRLGGGRRGTRRLLAIAGGALLLIILALIMIPGGGDEEDTVTITVTGAASGADIYWDGYLVTRNPFKVERGEALVPLRVEARGRKPFKVSITPNEDQIVDVKAKDVIPDEKAAATPAAPKAAEPPPEPKAAPAEPGEQPAPAEPADPSSKKAKRGSKIKRFFQGLGN
- a CDS encoding GH3 auxin-responsive promoter family protein; protein product: MESGIRSNAGGGVKGLVNRVLARNVERVLAIPGRKLYARYERASRDPEAAQRAVLAEIVSVAADTVFGREHGLGAVRSVEDFRSKVPVRDYEGHRPYVERHAKGEEGVLFPGKPLMYTRTSGTTALPKLIPISPYNFERTIKNRGKLWLYGLSRHFPGIYSGQDFTIVSPAVEGITEGGTPYGSLSGLIYKNIPEFVKLVHTVPYDVITIKDYDAKAYCLLRLGVPADVTAIFTGNPATVLNLATKADLWKEEIIRDVRDGALRPGLDIEPHIRRAIEERLSPCAERARELDRIASSAGGFRPAAYWPNLKLVHTWTNGNCALVLPKLRPWFREGTPVLDFGYIASEITAADLIDPATNGSLLALLSGFYEFSRVEEEDAADRRFLMAHELEVGARYYVYVTTFSGLFRYDMNDIVEVVGAHNRGPILKFLFKGKGVTSIQGEKVSEAQFIEAVRRAAEKSAVRCDFFVGYANPERDLYELYVELLGETDAADRARFGAAVDAMLREINVEYDAKRHSERLKPIEVIPLGAEAFQRYRALRLAEGAHEGQLKWLHLSSTSVDRERMKRLSEPPS
- a CDS encoding Smr/MutS family protein produces the protein MVRGRKKRREKSEGRADGPKAGFAYKPFAELKVAVPRRPPRAPEPVVEEPVEAAPPPASDEDAFAALAAGTIPLTGAVPLAPKRIEPRPAPLPPDDAALVMRELDELVHGARPFDFADTEEFVEAAVRGFDNRVLRRLRRGDFSVQGHLDLHGMRREEARQRVAEFVVKSHAEGKRCVLIVHGRGLGSKDNIPVLKEKLQAWLTRGAIGRHVLAFTSARPWDGGTGAVYVLLRS
- a CDS encoding VWA domain-containing protein; translation: MTKMSISFFCGIAAAALGCNGVGDDRDDGTSDTDTDTDTDVDTDADSDTDADTESDSFCDELNIPIYNDPARVMLLMDHSSSMAGGNWDIARNAVYDLLTTFAPTSLEFGLDTFPDPTTNGCYVAAPVVVDCGPETEGDIQSSLEGIGTVSMTPLRDALNNFIDPDYAPGCCSTEYNKYIILLADGEDSCGGLVSDLIDVTTTLVSLGIRVIVIGFNVNMSVEQLNAIASNGGTTFTTYLNANDADSLTAAFNTIGTSIISCVFTIGEPDASANPNLVNFYFDDALVYMDEDCSSGSGWRWANDDHTQVEFCPDSCDLLGSGAVDEITATFGCDTIIE